In one window of Nicotiana tabacum cultivar K326 chromosome 12, ASM71507v2, whole genome shotgun sequence DNA:
- the LOC107770070 gene encoding putative beta-D-xylosidase 7 has translation MGLHKIAVITIIISFLSSIESTRPPFSCDASNPVTRTFTFCNISLPIPQRVEDLISHLNLDEKISQLGNTAPAIPRLNISAYEWWSESLHGLTYAGEGMSFNGSIRTATQFPQIILAASTFDEHLWYRIALAISREARAVYNTGELKGMTFFAPNINILRDPRWGRAQETAGEDPMMVGKYGVAYVRGLQGDSFRGGKLRDGHLQASACCKHFTAQDLDRWNGHYRFTFDAQVTAQDMADSFQPPFKSCVEEGKATSLMCAYSRLNGVSNCANYDLLTKTVRGQWGFNGSIVSDCDAVQVMHDHQGYTVEDAVAASLKAGMDVNCGSCVRTNARLALEKKKLQESDIDRALRNIFSIRMRLGLFNGDPRKLEYGNIATAEVCSKKHQDLSLEAARNGIVLLKNSPKLLPLSKIKTTSLAVIGPKANDAELLLGNYAGIPCKNVSLLQGFQHIVKSIHYHPGCNFVNCTSAATHEAVDVAKKAQYVVLIMGLDQRMERESWDRTELGLPGQQETLIKAAAKAAAEPVILVLVGGGPIDISFAKNNPKIGGILWIGYPGEAGAAALTQIIFGEHNPGGRLPVTWYPKDFTKVPMTDMNMRPNKTIGYPGRTYRFYKGTKVYEFGYGLSYTSYSYKIDSVNHDKVYFNNLKTDKAGKHGSLLNVAVSDIGSEACKKAKISVKVLVKNKGKIAGKHPVLLFLRHSKVRDEVPIKQLIGFKSVHLDAGEKTKIKFVVNPCEHFTRANEHGISVIDEGKYYLVVEDKKYPVTVFI, from the exons atgggacttCATAAAATTGCAGTGATCACCATTATCATCTCATTTCTCAGCTCTATTGAGTCAACTCGTCCTCCATTTTCATGTGACGCGTCCAACCCAGTTACCAGAACATTTACATTCTGTAACATATCATTACCCATCCCCCAAAGGGTAGAGGATCTAATTTCACACCTGAATTTGGACGAGAAAATATCACAACTGGGTAACACTGCACCTGCCATTCCTCGGCTAAATATCTCTGCTTACGAGTGGTGGTCGGAATCGTTACACGGCCTAACATATGCAGGAGAAGGGATGTCCTTCAATGGCAGCATTAGAACTGCAACTCAGTTCCCTCAGATCATTCTTGCTGCTTCTACTTTTGATGAACATCTCTGGTATCGCATTGCGCTG GCAATTTCAAGAGAGGCAAGAGCAGTATACAATACTGGTGAACTAAAGGGAATGACATTCTTTGCACCGAATATAAACATTCTAAGGGACCCAAGATGGGGTAGAGCTCAAGAAACAGCAGGAGAAGACCCGATGATGGTAGGAAAATATGGAGTGGCTTATGTAAGAGGACTTCAAGGCGATAGTTTTCGAGGTGGAAAGCTCAGAGATGGGCATCTTCAAGCCTCAGCTTGCTGTAAGCACTTTACAGCTCAGGATTTGGATCGCTGGAATGGCCACTATCGTTTCACCTTCGATGCTCAG GTTACAGCGCAGGATATGGCAGATTCATTTCAACCACCATTCAAGAGTTGCGTGGAAGAAGGAAAAGCCACCAGTCTAATGTGTGCTTATAGTCGTCTCAATGGTGTCTCTAACTGCGCTAACTATGATCTCCTGACTAAGACTGTCCGTGGACAATGGGGTTTCAACGG TTCCATTGTATCAGATTGCGACGCAGTTCAGGTTATGCATGATCACCAGGGATACACAGTTGAAGATGCAGTTGCAGCTTCTCTCAAAGCTG GTATGGATGTAAACTGTGGTTCCTGCGTGAGAACCAACGCAAGAttagctttggagaagaagaaattaCAAGAATCCGATATAGACAGAGCTCTTCGCAATATCTTCTCTATTAGAATGAGGTTAGGACTATTCAATGGTGACCCAAGAAAATTGGAATATGGAAACATTGCAACAGCAGAGGTTTGTAGTAAAAAGCACCAGGATCTATCCCTTGAAGCAGCAAGAAATGGCATTGTCCTTTTGAAGAACTCTCCCAAACTCCTTCCACTTTCTAAGATCAAAACCACATCACTTGCTGTAATAGGTCCAAAAGCAAATGATGCTGAATTACTTTTAGGTAACTACGCGGGCATTCCATGCAAGAATGTTTCATTACTCCAAGGATTTCAGCACATCGTGAAAAGCATACACTACCATCCGGGCTGCAACTTTGTCAACTGTACTTCTGCTGCAACACATGAAGCAGTTGATGTTGCTAAAAAGGCACAGTATGTTGTTTTAATAATGGGATTAGACCAGCGAATGGAGAGGGAGAGCTGGGATCGCACAGAACTCGGGCTGCCTGGCCAGCAAGAGACTCTTATTAAAGCAGCAGCCAAGGCTGCTGCTGAACCTGTTATACTTGTGTTGGTAGGTGGAGGTCCTATTGATATTTCTTTTGCCAAGAACAACCCGAAAATCGGAGGCATCTTGTGGATTGGTTATCCTGGAGAGGCTGGAGCAGCTGCACTAACACAGATCATTTTTGGAGAACATAATCCAG GGGGCAGGTTACCAGTgacttggtatcccaaggatttCACAAAAGTACCAATGACAGACATGAACATGAGGCCTAACAAAACGATAGGATATCCAGGGCGAACGTACAGATTTTACAAAGGGACAAAAGTTTATGAATTTGGCTATGGCCTTAGTTACACTAGTTATTCATACAAGATTGACTCTGTCAATCATGACAAGGTCTACTTCAATAACCTAAAGACAGACAAGGCAGGAAAACATGGTTCACTTCTTAATGTAGCAGTTTCAGATATTGGATCAGAGGCTTGCAAAAAGGCTAAGATTTCAGTTAAGGTTTTGGTGAAAAACAAGGGAAAAATAGCTGGTAAGCATCCTGTATTGTTGTTTCTTAGGCATTCCAAGGTGAGAGATGAGGTTCCAATAAAGCAGTTGATTGGGTTCAAGAGTGTACATTTAGATGCAGGAGAAAAGACCAAAATCAAATTTGTGGTGAACCCTTGTGAACACTTCACTAGGGCTAATGAACATGGTATATCAGTAATTGATGAAGGGAAATATTATCTTGTTGTGGAAGATAAGAAATATCCTGTTACTGTGTTCATATGA
- the LOC142167103 gene encoding secreted RxLR effector protein 161-like: MDEPVSPINKTMYMGIIGSFLYLTARRPDIVFSIGLYARFQSSPNESHLKAAKRILRYLKGTQDLVLYYPSGDNFDLIGCVDSDYVGYLVDRMNCGSLLCHKTSAFNIEKNSVQHKRAKHIDVRHYFLRDNGKMTHLYEVLQNRGPGSRYLHQSTEQRAF, encoded by the exons atggatgaacctgTTTCCCCTATCAATAAAACTATGTATATGGGTATCATTGGATCATTTTTGTACCTGACAGCCAGAAGACCTGACATTGTGTTTAGCATTGGGTTATATGCTAGATTTCAGTCAAGTCCAAACGAATCTCATTTGAAGGCTGCCAAGAGAATTTTGAGGTATCTCAAGGGAACGCAGGACCTGGTCCTCTATTATCCGTCAGGAGATAattttgatttaattgggtgtgtTGATTCTGATTATGTTGGATATCTGGTGGATAGAATGA ACTGTGGGTCATTGTTGTGTCATAAAACAAGTGCTTTCAACATAGAAAAGAACTCGGTTCAGCATAAGAGggcaaagcacattgatgtgcgacATTATTTCTTAAGGGACAATGGAAAAATGACTCATCTGTATGAAGTTTTGCAAAATAGAGGACCAGGtagcagatatcttcaccaaagcactgaGCAGAGAGCATTTTGA
- the LOC107770068 gene encoding putative beta-D-xylosidase 7 has translation MGRPITDEVVTFIFFFLSCMLFISTESTQPPFSCDSSNSVTSSFPFCNNSLPIPQRVHDLVLRLTLDEKILQLVNAAPEIPRLGISAYEWWSEGLHGVSRHGKGTLFNGTIKAATMFPQIILTASTFDENLWYRIAQAIGKEARAVYNAGQLKGMTLWAPNINIFRDPRWGRGQETPGEDPMMVGKYGVAYVRGLQGDSFEGGKLQDGHLQASACCKHFIAQDLDNWYNFSRYTFDAHVMKQDLADSYEPPFKSCVEQGKASSLMCAYNLVNGIPNCANFDLLTTTAREHWGFQGYIVSDCDAVAIMHTHQGYAKEPEDAVAATLRAGMDVNCGSYLKSYTKSALEKQKVKESDIDRALHNLFSIRTRLGLFNGDPKKLEYGDISSVEVCSQEHRALALEAARNGIVLLKNSAKLLPLSKIKTTSLAVIGPKANDSEVLLGNYEGYPCKNVTLLQGLQEYVKNTTYHPGCNFVNCTSAAIDEAVDIAKKADYVVLIMGLDQTLEREKLDRTELGLPGMQESLITAIVQAAPKPVILVLMCGGPVDVSFAKENQNIGAILWVGYPGEGGATALAEILFGEHNPGGKLPVTWYPKEFNKISMTDMRMRPLSSTGYPGRTYRFYNGPKVFEFGYGLSYTDYSYAFASVNQDKLHFKNLKVNKATENGSALSIDVSDVGSEVCNNAMIAVKVAVKNQGEMAGKHPLLLFLRHSSTMDEIPRKTLIGFKSVNLEARESTHIAFDVKPCEHFTRANRYGSLVIDEGKYFLLVGDKEYPVTVFG, from the exons ATGGGACGCCCAATAACTGATGAAGTTGTCACctttatcttcttcttcctcagttGTATGCTCTTTATCAGCACTGAGTCAACTCAGCCTCCATTTTCATGTGACTCGTCAAACTCAGTTACCAGTTCATTTCCCTTCTGTAACAACTCCTTACCCATCCCCCAAAGGGTACATGACCTCGTATTACGCCTTACGTTGGACGAGAAAATACTACAGCTGGTTAATGCGGCACCGGAGATACCTCGACTCGGTATCTCCGCCTATGAATGGTGGTCGGAGGGTTTACACGGCGTTTCTAGGCATGGTAAAGGCACGCTTTTCAATGGCACTATTAAGGCTGCCACTATGTTCCCTCAGATCATTTTAACCGCTTCTACCTTTGATGAAAATCTCTGGTATCGTATTGCTCAG GCAATTGGAAAAGAGGCAAGAGCGGTATACAATGCAGGTCAGCTAAAGGGGATGACATTATGGGCACCAAATATAAACATATTTAGGGACCCAAGGTGGGGAAGAGGGCAAGAAACACCAGGGGAAGATCCTATGATGGTGGGAAAATATGGAGTTGCTTATGTAAGAGGACTTCAAGGTGATAGTTTTGAAGGTGGGAAACTTCAGGATGGACATCTTCAAGCTTCAGCTTGTTGTAAGCACTTCATTGCTCAGGATTTGGATAATTGGTATAACTTCAGTCGTTACACCTTCGATGCTCAC GTCATGAAGCAGGATTTGGCAGATTCATATGAACCACCCTTCAAGAGTTGCGTCGAACAAGGGAAAGCAAGCAGTCTAATGTGTGCTTACAATCTTGTTAATGGGATCCCAAATTGTGCCAACTTTGATCTTCTGACCACAACTGCCCGTGAACATTGGGGTTTCCAAGG GTACATTGTATCTGATTGTGACGCAGTTGCTATTATGCATACTCATCAAGGCTATGCTAAAGAACCAGAAGATGCAGTAGCTGCTACTCTCAGAGCTG GCATGGATGTGAATTGTGGTTCCTACTTGAAGTCATACACAAAATCAGCTTTAGAAAAGCAGAAAGTAAAAGAATCTGACATAGACAGAGCTCTTCACAATCTCTTCTCCATTAGAACGAGGCTAGGACTGTTCAATGGTGACCCAAAAAAACTGGAATATGGAGACATTTCTTCAGTAGAGGTTTGTAGTCAAGAGCACCGGGCACTAGCCCTCGAAGCAGCAAGAAATGGCATTGTCCTTCTAAAGAATTCTGCCAAACTCCTTCCACTTTCAAAGATCAAAACAACATCCCTTGCTGTAATAGGTCCTAAAGCAAATGATTCCGAAGTACTTTTAGGTAACTACGAAGGCTATCCTTGCAAGAATGTTACATTACTCCAAGGACTTCAGGAGTATGTTAAAAACACAACGTACCATCCGGGCTGCAATTTCGTCAACTGTACTTCTGCTGCAATAGATGAAGCAGTTGACATAGCGAAAAAAGCAGACTATGTTGTTCTAATAATGGGATTGGACCAGACTCTTGAAAGAGAGAAGCTTGATCGCACGGAATTGGGACTACCTGGTATGCAAGAGAGTCTCATTACAGCGATTGTGCAAGCTGCCCCAAAACCTGTTATACTGGTTTTGATGTGTGGAGGTCCAGTGGATGTGTCCTTTGCAAAGGAAAACCAAAATATAGGAGCCATTTTGTGGGTTGGTTACCCTGGTGAGGGTGGAGCTACTGCATTGGCCGAGATACTTTTTGGCGAACACAATCCAG GGGGTAAATTACCAGTCACTTGGTACCCTAAGGAATTCAACAAAATATCAATGACAGACATGAGGATGCGGCCTCTATCATCCACGGGATATCCAGGGCGCACTTACAGATTCTACAATGGGCCAAAAGTTTTCGAATTTGGTTACGGTCTCAGCTACACTGATTATTCTTACGCGTTCGCCTCTGTCAACCAAGATAAGCTGCATTTCAAGAACCTGAAGGTCAATAAGGCAACTGAAAATGGTTCTGCTCTGAGCATTGATGTTTCAGACGTTGGATCAGAAGTATGCAACAACGCGATGATCGCAGTTAAAGTTGCCGTGAAAAACCAGGGAGAAATGGCTGGTAAGCACCCCCTATTGTTGTTTCTGAGGCATTCCAGCACAATGGATGAGATTCCAAGAAAGACTTTGATAGGATTCAAGAGTGTAAATTTGGAAGCAAGGGAAAGTACTCATATTGCATTTGATGTGAAACCTTGTGAGCACTTTACAAGGGCTAATAGATATGGTTCATTAGTTATTGATGAAGGGAAATATTTCCTTCTTGTGGGAGATAAGGAATATCCTGTTACAGTATTTGGGTGA